The following coding sequences lie in one Deltaproteobacteria bacterium genomic window:
- a CDS encoding thioredoxin domain-containing protein produces the protein MKRLLAALLVITGVPAVACTKENHPPTPDAAAATAPAPAAAAASDMDPNTVVATLNGQNITAKDLDEDEAVKGQLDQLASKYKSDKFEARKQGLDALVLKRLVDAEAKKENMTEEAWLKKHVEEAVPTVSEADAKKFYDENSAQMGGAPYDQIKDRLQAYLTNKKRQEAAMKIFDGLKANAKIDIKLEEPRVEVAAVGPSMGPDNAVVTIVEFSDFQCPYCSKVEPTIKRLMADYAGKLRFVFRDYPLPFHEHAQKAAEASHCAEDQGKYWPMHDAMFSNQDKLDVDGLKSLAKGVGLDAAKFATCLDTGADKAKVDANQKAGSAAGVQGTPHFFVNGHPLNGAQPYEAFKEAIDHELAKVAQK, from the coding sequence ATGAAGCGCTTGCTTGCCGCGTTGCTCGTCATCACCGGCGTCCCTGCCGTCGCCTGCACCAAGGAAAATCACCCGCCGACGCCCGACGCCGCTGCGGCCACCGCACCCGCTCCTGCCGCCGCTGCCGCGAGCGACATGGACCCGAACACCGTCGTCGCCACCCTGAACGGCCAGAACATCACCGCCAAGGATCTCGACGAGGACGAGGCCGTGAAGGGCCAGCTCGATCAGCTCGCGAGCAAGTACAAGTCCGACAAGTTCGAGGCGCGGAAGCAGGGGCTCGACGCGCTCGTGCTCAAGCGGCTCGTCGACGCCGAGGCCAAGAAGGAGAACATGACCGAGGAGGCGTGGCTCAAGAAGCACGTCGAGGAGGCGGTTCCCACGGTCTCCGAGGCCGACGCCAAGAAGTTCTACGACGAGAACAGCGCCCAGATGGGCGGCGCGCCGTACGACCAGATCAAGGACCGGCTCCAGGCCTACCTGACCAACAAGAAGCGTCAGGAGGCGGCGATGAAGATCTTCGACGGCCTCAAGGCCAACGCGAAGATCGACATCAAGCTCGAGGAGCCGCGCGTGGAAGTGGCCGCCGTCGGCCCGAGCATGGGCCCGGACAACGCGGTGGTGACCATCGTCGAGTTCAGCGACTTCCAGTGCCCCTACTGCTCCAAGGTGGAGCCCACCATCAAGCGGCTCATGGCCGACTACGCGGGCAAGCTGCGCTTCGTGTTCCGCGACTACCCGCTGCCCTTCCACGAGCACGCCCAGAAGGCGGCCGAGGCGAGCCACTGCGCCGAGGACCAGGGCAAGTACTGGCCCATGCACGACGCCATGTTCAGCAACCAGGACAAGCTCGACGTGGACGGCCTGAAGTCGCTGGCCAAGGGCGTGGGGCTCGACGCGGCCAAGTTCGCCACCTGCCTCGACACCGGCGCCGACAAGGCCAAGGTGGACGCCAACCAGAAGGCGGGCAGCGCGGCGGGCGTCCAGGGCACGCCGCACTTCTTCGTGAACGGGCACCCGCTGAACGGCGCCCAGCCGTACGAGGCCTTCAAGGAGGCCATCGACCACGAGCTCGCGAAGGTCGCGCAGAAGTAA
- a CDS encoding proline--tRNA ligase, whose protein sequence is MRMTNLFVPTLKESPADAQVDSHKLLVRGGYIRQLSAGIYCYLPLFRRVQLKIENIIREEMNGIGAQEFYQPALHPKEIWEETGRWEVMGQNMFRLKDRKGTELCLGMTAEEVFTLLARNELRSYKELPQTWYQIQNKFRDEARPKSGLLRVRQFTMKDAYSFHADAASLDEAYEQERHAYERIFSRAGLKFAQVEAHTGAMGGSGSTEFMVRTDAGEDDIAVCPKCNYAANTEMAKSRIPAMTDTDGPTAIEKFPTPGVRTIEDLEKMAGGAKASSQLKTLVYMGDGKLVLAIVRGDHQLNEAKLQTATKANVLRPAHPEEIKGLLGAMPGSLGGVGVTKAPVFIDESLRGRTRMTTGANVDDFHLRGVDVARDLAQGTFADLRIVAAGEGCPKCDGTLDVFKALEVGHIFKLGTKYSVSMKANVLNAEGKEVPLIMGCYGIGVERIAAAAVELHHDNDGVIWPMSIAPFQATVLALQPNDADVMNASKKLVAELEAAGIDVLFDDRDERAGVKFKDADLIGVPLRFAIGKKTLAEGQVELKQRSGKDVEKVAVGAAVARAKELVAAALKS, encoded by the coding sequence ATGCGGATGACCAACCTCTTCGTGCCGACGCTGAAGGAATCCCCGGCGGACGCGCAGGTCGACTCGCACAAGCTGCTCGTGCGCGGCGGCTACATCCGCCAGCTCTCGGCGGGCATCTACTGCTACCTGCCGCTCTTCCGGCGCGTGCAGCTGAAGATCGAGAACATCATCCGCGAGGAGATGAACGGCATCGGCGCGCAGGAGTTCTACCAGCCGGCCCTGCACCCGAAGGAGATCTGGGAGGAGACCGGGCGCTGGGAGGTCATGGGCCAGAACATGTTCCGGCTCAAGGATCGCAAGGGCACCGAGCTCTGCCTGGGCATGACCGCCGAAGAGGTCTTCACCCTCCTCGCGCGCAACGAGCTGCGCTCGTACAAGGAGCTGCCGCAGACCTGGTACCAGATCCAGAACAAGTTCCGCGACGAGGCGCGGCCGAAGTCGGGCCTGTTGCGCGTGCGGCAGTTCACCATGAAGGACGCGTACTCGTTCCACGCCGACGCGGCGTCCTTGGACGAGGCCTACGAGCAGGAGCGCCACGCGTACGAGCGCATCTTCTCGCGCGCGGGCCTCAAGTTCGCGCAGGTCGAAGCGCACACGGGCGCGATGGGCGGCTCGGGTTCGACCGAGTTCATGGTCCGCACCGACGCCGGCGAGGACGACATCGCCGTGTGCCCGAAGTGCAACTACGCGGCGAACACCGAGATGGCCAAGAGCCGCATCCCGGCCATGACCGACACCGACGGCCCGACCGCCATCGAGAAGTTTCCGACCCCGGGCGTGCGCACCATCGAGGACCTCGAGAAGATGGCCGGCGGCGCGAAGGCGTCGAGCCAGCTCAAGACGCTGGTGTACATGGGCGACGGCAAGCTCGTGCTGGCGATCGTGCGCGGCGATCACCAGCTCAACGAGGCCAAGCTCCAGACGGCCACCAAGGCCAACGTGCTGCGTCCGGCGCACCCGGAGGAGATCAAGGGTCTGCTCGGCGCGATGCCGGGCAGCCTCGGCGGCGTGGGCGTCACCAAGGCGCCGGTCTTCATCGACGAGAGCCTCCGTGGCCGCACCCGCATGACCACCGGCGCGAACGTGGACGACTTCCACCTCCGCGGCGTCGACGTCGCGCGCGACCTCGCGCAGGGCACGTTCGCCGACCTGCGCATCGTGGCCGCCGGCGAAGGCTGCCCGAAGTGCGACGGCACGCTCGACGTCTTCAAGGCGCTCGAGGTGGGCCACATCTTCAAGCTCGGCACCAAGTACTCGGTGAGCATGAAGGCCAACGTCCTCAACGCCGAGGGCAAGGAAGTGCCGCTCATCATGGGCTGCTACGGCATCGGCGTGGAGCGCATCGCGGCCGCGGCGGTCGAGCTGCACCATGACAACGACGGCGTCATCTGGCCGATGAGCATCGCGCCGTTCCAGGCCACCGTGCTCGCGCTGCAGCCCAACGACGCCGACGTGATGAACGCGTCGAAGAAGCTCGTGGCCGAGCTCGAGGCCGCCGGAATCGACGTGCTCTTCGACGACCGCGACGAGCGCGCCGGCGTGAAGTTCAAGGACGCGGACCTCATCGGCGTGCCGCTGCGCTTCGCCATCGGCAAGAAGACGCTCGCCGAGGGCCAGGTGGAGCTCAAGCAGCGCTCGGGCAAGGACGTGGAGAAGGTTGCCGTCGGTGCCGCCGTGGCGCGCGCGAAGGAGCTCGTGGCCGCGGCGCTGAAGTCGTAA
- a CDS encoding UDP-3-O-acyl-N-acetylglucosamine deacetylase translates to MSLSQRTVAERISLTGVGLHSGQPVTLTLVPSAPGSGVVFVRTDLPGKPEIPARPEFVVDTSLATSVGRGNARVGTVEHLMAALVGMGIDNVRVEVDGPEIPIMDGSSAPFCFLIRSVGTVSQSKPKRFLIIKHPVEVRDGDKHARLVPAPRFSVSCTIDFRHPLITDQAFRMDFSDRTFDREIARARTFGFLRDVEKLKSMGLARGGSLDNAIVVDDFNILNPDGLRFPDEFVRHKILDAVGDLALLGMPVVGHLFAHKSGHALNQKLVAAVLADPESHAVVSAGRELERWRLQVPAFGAAAEVA, encoded by the coding sequence ATGAGCTTGAGCCAGCGTACGGTCGCCGAGCGAATCTCCCTCACCGGGGTGGGCCTGCACAGCGGCCAGCCGGTGACGTTGACGCTCGTGCCTTCGGCGCCGGGCTCGGGGGTGGTCTTCGTCCGCACCGACCTCCCAGGCAAGCCGGAGATCCCGGCGCGCCCTGAGTTCGTGGTCGACACCTCGCTGGCCACCAGCGTGGGCCGCGGCAACGCGCGCGTGGGCACCGTCGAGCACCTGATGGCGGCGCTGGTGGGGATGGGCATCGACAACGTCCGGGTGGAGGTCGACGGCCCGGAGATCCCCATCATGGACGGCTCGAGCGCGCCGTTCTGCTTCCTCATTCGCAGCGTGGGCACGGTCTCGCAGAGCAAGCCCAAGCGGTTCTTGATCATCAAGCATCCGGTGGAGGTGCGCGACGGCGACAAGCACGCGCGCCTGGTTCCCGCGCCACGCTTCAGCGTGAGCTGCACCATCGACTTCCGGCACCCGCTGATCACCGATCAGGCCTTCCGGATGGACTTCTCCGACCGCACGTTCGATCGCGAGATCGCCCGGGCGCGCACCTTCGGCTTTTTGCGCGATGTGGAGAAGCTGAAGAGCATGGGCCTGGCGCGCGGCGGCTCGCTCGACAACGCCATCGTCGTCGACGACTTCAACATCCTGAACCCGGACGGGCTGCGCTTCCCCGACGAGTTCGTGCGCCACAAGATCCTCGACGCCGTGGGCGACCTGGCGCTGCTGGGCATGCCCGTGGTCGGGCACCTCTTCGCGCACAAGTCGGGGCACGCGCTCAACCAGAAGCTGGTGGCCGCGGTGCTGGCCGACCCCGAGTCGCACGCGGTGGTCTCGGCGGGCCGCGAGCTCGAGCGTTGGCGGCTGCAGGTTCCGGCCTTCGGCGCCGCTGCCGAAGTCGCCTAG
- a CDS encoding hemerythrin domain-containing protein translates to MVQLDENTSLREVLVQVPAALRVLDAYRVDYACHGTQSLRAATAGLDVSGEELLRQIDDEARATAGLELPSWSEAPLAFIAAHVIETHHAFARAELVRILPLALEAEHGFRRAHPELSQVTALVEALCTELMPHMCREERVLFPFIEELERAEQEGRPPEPPRRGNPMSVLEHEHDHVRDVLAELRQVTSRYAAPRDGPPAYAELYGALERLDRDLIHHMHLENNVLFPRARALVAAAWPR, encoded by the coding sequence ATGGTGCAGCTCGACGAAAACACCTCGCTGCGCGAGGTGCTGGTTCAGGTGCCCGCAGCGCTCCGCGTGCTCGACGCCTACCGCGTGGACTACGCGTGCCACGGCACCCAGTCGTTGCGCGCGGCCACAGCAGGGCTCGATGTGTCTGGCGAGGAGCTGCTCCGCCAGATTGACGACGAGGCGCGCGCCACCGCCGGGTTGGAGCTGCCCTCCTGGTCGGAGGCGCCGCTGGCGTTCATCGCGGCGCACGTCATCGAGACCCACCACGCTTTCGCGCGCGCGGAGCTGGTTCGAATTCTGCCGCTGGCGCTCGAGGCTGAGCACGGCTTCCGGCGTGCGCACCCCGAGCTGTCGCAGGTGACGGCCCTCGTCGAGGCGCTCTGCACGGAGCTCATGCCGCACATGTGCCGCGAGGAGCGCGTGCTCTTCCCCTTCATCGAGGAGCTGGAGCGGGCCGAGCAGGAGGGCCGTCCGCCCGAGCCACCGCGGCGGGGAAACCCCATGTCGGTGCTGGAGCACGAGCACGACCACGTCCGCGACGTCCTCGCCGAGCTGCGCCAGGTGACCTCGCGCTACGCCGCGCCGCGCGACGGCCCCCCGGCCTACGCCGAGCTCTACGGCGCGCTCGAGCGCCTCGACCGCGACCTCATTCACCACATGCACCTGGAGAACAACGTGCTCTTCCCGCGGGCGCGGGCGCTGGTGGCGGCGGCCTGGCCTCGCTGA
- the pyrF gene encoding orotidine-5'-phosphate decarboxylase, whose translation MPGPHERIIFALDVDSSTRAFEWASLLQGEVGMLKVGLELFVGEGPSVVHGLRQRGARVFLDLKLHDIPNTVRQSAQQAARLGAELLTVHASGGAAMVAAAVEGATQGAREVRLPAPVVLAVTILTSISDAELDAVGMRGPCEDAVLRLGKLAVNAGAQGLVCSPREVKQLRSEIGKAPLLVVPGIRPAASDTHDQARAETPAKAIADGASLLVIGRPIREAANPVARTREISAEIERALRG comes from the coding sequence ATGCCCGGGCCGCACGAACGAATCATCTTCGCGCTCGACGTGGACTCGTCGACGCGCGCGTTCGAGTGGGCCTCGCTGCTGCAAGGCGAGGTGGGCATGCTCAAGGTCGGCCTGGAGCTCTTCGTGGGCGAGGGGCCGAGCGTGGTGCACGGGCTGCGTCAGCGCGGCGCGCGCGTGTTCCTCGACCTGAAGCTGCACGACATCCCCAACACCGTCCGCCAGTCGGCGCAGCAGGCCGCGCGGCTCGGCGCGGAGCTCCTCACCGTGCACGCCTCGGGCGGTGCGGCGATGGTCGCGGCCGCCGTCGAAGGCGCGACCCAGGGCGCCCGCGAGGTTCGCTTGCCCGCGCCGGTGGTGCTCGCGGTGACGATCCTGACTTCCATCTCAGACGCCGAGCTGGACGCCGTGGGCATGCGCGGCCCCTGCGAGGACGCCGTGCTGCGCCTCGGGAAGCTGGCCGTGAACGCCGGCGCGCAGGGGCTGGTGTGTTCACCGCGCGAGGTCAAGCAGCTCCGCAGTGAGATCGGCAAGGCGCCGCTGCTGGTGGTGCCCGGAATCCGTCCCGCCGCGAGCGACACGCACGATCAAGCCCGCGCCGAGACACCGGCCAAGGCCATCGCCGATGGCGCCAGCCTGCTTGTCATCGGCCGCCCCATCCGCGAAGCCGCCAATCCTGTCGCGCGCACGCGCGAGATCTCCGCTGAGATCGAGCGCGCACTCCGCGGGTGA
- a CDS encoding acyl-CoA thioesterase: MDPWSLRPRSPAESEADMVEPVMPSDANVVGSAFGGKVLQWIDLCGSIAAQRHCRQPVVTASMDEVHFHAPIKIGHWAVLKGRVTAAFRSSMEIDVTVHTEDPITGARKLCTSALMTFVALDARGKSVAVPPLDPQTDDERRLEREAHARREARLARKSQRQG; this comes from the coding sequence ATGGATCCCTGGAGCCTGCGCCCGCGCTCGCCCGCCGAGAGCGAGGCGGACATGGTCGAGCCGGTGATGCCCTCCGACGCCAACGTCGTGGGCAGCGCCTTTGGCGGCAAGGTGCTGCAGTGGATCGACCTCTGCGGCTCCATCGCCGCGCAGCGCCACTGCCGCCAGCCGGTGGTCACCGCGAGCATGGACGAGGTGCACTTCCACGCGCCCATCAAGATCGGCCACTGGGCGGTGCTCAAGGGCCGCGTCACCGCCGCGTTCCGCAGCTCGATGGAGATCGACGTCACCGTGCACACGGAAGATCCGATCACCGGCGCGCGGAAGCTGTGCACCAGCGCGCTCATGACCTTCGTGGCCCTCGATGCGCGCGGCAAGTCGGTGGCCGTGCCGCCGCTGGATCCCCAGACCGACGACGAGCGCCGGCTCGAGCGCGAGGCCCACGCCCGCCGCGAGGCGCGGCTCGCGCGCAAGAGCCAGCGCCAGGGCTAG